Proteins encoded within one genomic window of Arachis ipaensis cultivar K30076 chromosome B08, Araip1.1, whole genome shotgun sequence:
- the LOC107612642 gene encoding TMV resistance protein N-like: MGSKDPSEKARVWRPKFKFKALLCCPRSSSATATPPPPPQDSACSSTHQSNRRVYKHDVFLSFRGTDTRNNFTDHLYHNLIREGVLAFKDNERLQKGEPISAQLLQAIRDSRVSIIVFSRDYAASTWCLDEMATIAQCKKEFGQTVFSVFYDVDPSDVRKQRGVYEDAFLLHTERFQQDLGKVERWKRAMTDLANSAGWDVRDKPEFTEIDKMIQKVIKKLDHRFSGSADDLVGIQPCVKELEQVLKINPKDEDVRVLGIWGMGGIGKTTLASVLYDKISYMFDAHCFIEDVHRSYRDGSAIAVQRQILRRTLDEQDLGKYSPSEIAGIIRNRLSSKEVLIVLDNVNEMEQLEQLAINPKLLGRGSRMIITTRDEHILKSYGVDAIHKVSLLNSHDASDLFLRKAFKSDRPSSSTCMELTPSILEYAQGLPLAIKVVGSFLYNRNASQWRDYFERLKKHPDKKVTDVLQISFDTLQKEDKEIFLHIACFFIGQREEYVKRILDVCGLHPHIGIQVLKERSLITIKNQEFHMHDMFQELGKKLVRERYPEEPALWSRVWLYSDFESALMSAETVIFSN, translated from the exons ATGGGATCAAAAGATCCAAGCGAGAAGGCGCGGGTTTGGAGACCCAAGTTTAAGTTTAAGGCCCTACTCTGTTGCCCAAGAAGTTCATCAGCTACAGcaacacctcctcctcctccgcaAGATTCAGCTTGCAGTTCCACTCATCAGTCAAACAGGCGAGTATACAAGCATGATGTGTTTCTGAGTTTCAGGGGCACCGACACCCGCAACAATTTCACCGATCATCTCTATCATAATCTCATCAGGGAAGGAGTTTTGGCCTTCAAGGACAACGAGAGGCTTCAGAAAGGGGAACCTATCTCTGCTCAGCTTCTGCAAGCCATCAGAGATTCCCGTGTTTCTATCATTGTCTTCTCACGTGATTATGCTGCCTCCACATGGTGCCTCGATGAAATGGCTACCATAGCTCAATGCAAGAAAGAGTTCGGACAGACGGTTTTCTCCGTTTTCTATGACGTGGATCCTTCCGATGTTCGAAAGCAGCGCGGGGTGTATGAGGATGCTTTTCTTTTGCATACGGAGCGGTTTCAACAAGATCTTGGCAAGGTTGAACGCTGGAAGAGAGCTATGACGGATTTGGCCAATTCTGCTGGATGGGATGTTAGAGATAA ACCAGAATTCACAGAGATTGATAAAATGAttcaaaaagtaataaaaaaattgGATCATAGATTTTCTGGGTCTGCTGATGATCTTGTAGGGATACAACCATGTGTAAAAGAATTAGAACAAGTTCTAAAGATAAACCCAAAGGATGAAGATGTTAGAGTTCTTGGAATCTGGGGAATGGGCGGAATAGGAAAGACAACTCTTGCCAGTGTCTTGTATGACAAAATCTCTTATATGTTTGACGCACATTGCTTTATCGAGGATGTGCACAGAAGTTATAGAGATGGCAGTGCTATTGCCGTTCAAAGACAGATTCTTCGTCGAACTCTAGATGAACAAGATCTGGGAAAATATAGTCCTTCTGAAATAGCTGGCATAATCAGAAATAGGCTATCTTCCAAAGAGGTCCTTATAGTTCTTGATAATGTTAATGAAATGGAACAATTAGAACAATTGGCTATTAATCctaaattacttggaagaggaagCAGAATGATCATAACCACTAGGGATGAACATATTCTTAAAAGTTATGGAGTAGATGCAATTCACAAGGTTTCGTTATTGAATTCCCATGATGCGTCGGATCTTTTTTTAAGAAAGGCCTTCAAAAGTGACCGTCCTAGTAGCAGCACTTGCATGGAGTTGACTCCTAGTATATTGGAATATGCTCAAGGTCTTCCATTAGCAATCAAAGTAGTGGGTTCTTTCTTGTACAATAGGAATGCTTCCCAATGGAGAGATTATTTTGAAAGACTGAAGAAACATCCAGACAAAAAAGTTACTGATGTGCTTCAAATAAGTTTTGACACACTGCAAAAAGAAGACAAAGAAATATTTTTGCACATTGCTTGCTTTTTCATAGGGCAGAGGGAAGAGTATGTAAAGCGAATTCTAGATGTTTGTGGACTACACCCTCACATTGGAATTCAAGTTCTAAAGGAGAGATCACTCATAACTATTAAGAACCAAGAGTTTCATATGCATGACATGTTTCAAGAATTGGGGAAGAAACTTGTTCGAGAAAGATATCCTGAAGAGCCAGCATTATGGAGCAGAGTATGGCTCTATAGCGATTTTGAAAGTGCTTTGATGTCAGCTGAGACGGTAATCTTCTCAAACTAA
- the LOC110265236 gene encoding uncharacterized protein LOC110265236 — protein sequence MNMPPYPFPKITQHPQPKPNSQKKERKGEERTRAGRAEGRKEEEGGVAVGITATVTIIVGRGERRPERGDRTVAAAIQLAAVPRRHATDRGGQGRENENGESRGEEGRRRRHRGGYHRHRHLRCWQRREETRERRSHSCRRRSAPSCHRPRRPRVTTFEASVVTVIAAASGSVTVKQSRRFWVRHRHCFLRHRRPWSSSPPESQAEVGEEAIFLMLMQSPCCYCYASVVSAFDSIKFDVAVSVIGVGDVAIVPVVLESPLLL from the exons ATGAATATG CCGCCATACCCTTTCCCCAAAATAACCCAACACCCACAGCCAAAACCCAACAgccagaagaaagaaagaaagggagaagagagaaCGAGAGCGGGGAGAGCAGAGGggaggaaggaagaagaaggaggcGTCGCGGTGGGTATCACCGCCACCGTCACCATCATTGTTGGCAGAGGAGAGAGGAGACCCGAGAGAGGAGATCGCACAGTTGCCGCCGCCATTCAGCTCGCCGCCGTCCCGCGCCGTCATGCCACCGACCGAGGAGGCCAAGG aagagagaaCGAGAACGGGGAGAGCAGAGGggaggaaggaagaagaaggaggcATCGCGGTGGGTATCACCGCCACCGTCACCTTCGTTGTTGGCAGAGGAGAGAGGAGACCCGAGAGAGGAGATCACACAGTTGCCGCCGCCGTTCTGCGCCGTCGTGCCACCGACCGAGGAGGCCAAGGGTCACTACCTTCGAAGCTTCTGTCGTGACTGTGATCGCTGCCGCCTCTGGGTCCGTTACTGTCAAGCAGAGTCGCCGCTTCTGGGTCCGTCACCGCCACTGTTTTCTCCGCCATCGCCGTCCGTGGAGCTCGTCGCCGCCGGAGTCACAAGCTGAGGTGGGGGAGGAGGCCATCTTCCTTATGTTGATGCAATCACCCTGCTGCTATTGCTATGCTTC AGTTGTTTCTGCATTTGATTCCATCAAATTCGATGTTGCTGTGAGTGTAATCGGAGTTGGTGATGTTGCCATCGTCCCGGTTGTGTTGGAATCGCCACTGCTATTGTGA